The genomic stretch GACATCGGGGCGTCAATCACGATCCGGGGTGAGGTCAGACACCCTGGAACTTACGGGATCGCTCCCGGCGAGCGGCTCAGTTCAGTGCTGGAGCGGGCGGGCGGGTTCCTGCCGACAGCATATCCAACCGCTGCCATTCTTGAACGGATTTCAGTGAAGCAACTGCAGGAGAAGAGCCGGAATGAACTCATCCAGCAGGTCGAGCAAAGCGCCACCAACGTGAAGGTGTCAATAAATTCCACCGCCTCGGAGGCGGCGGCTTTGCAAAGCGCCGCACTACAACAGCAGCAGCAGGTCCTCGCCGCCTTAAAAAATGCTCCAGTTACAGGCCGCCTCGTCATTCATCTGAGGACAGATCTAAAAGCGTTTGCAAATTCTCAGGACGACGTCCAGGTGCAGGCTGGCGATACTTTGATGATTCCCAAGCGTCCCGACTTCGTAGTCGTGACGGGTCAGGTGTACAACTCAAACGCTATCACTTACGAGCCTGATCGGACGGCGGGTTGGTATCTGAGGCGCGCAGGGGGCGCCACCGACCTGGGGAATAAGGGCGCGATCTTCGTTGTGCGGTCCGATGGGTCCGTGGTGAGCGGCAGTGGGAACGGCTGGTGGCGCGGTGATGTCCTGTCGGCGCGCGTCGGCCCAGGTGACACAATCGTCGTCCCCGAAAAGCCCATCGGTGGTTCACTGTTCTGGAAGAACCTGCTTCAAATCAGCCAGGTGGCGTCTTCGACAGCAATCGTCGCCGCGCTGATTCCCTAGTGAGGAAAATTGGAGCGCCTTTGCAGAAGCTGATGATGCTTATATGTGCCATTGCGACGATTTCCGTTCCGGGTCCTGCACAGACCAGTCCTGGAAGCGCAGGAGCAGCGGTCCCGAGCGTGACGCCTGTCCGCCGTCCGCACCGGCAGGTTGATTGGTGGGGACATCACAAGAAAAAAGACGGACAGCCAGTTCCAGACTCGACCGAATACCAGAATGGCCTGGGGCTTCCCCTGGTGAAACACATGGCCGGCGACCAGAAAGCCATCTGGACCAGCCCCTTTCATGTTCGCTTGCGCGATGCTGACTGGCTGGTGCCGCTTGGGGGACTGGCGGCTGCGCTATTTGTTACCGACACTGACGTCAGCCGGCATCTTTCGACCGATCCCACACGGATCAGCAACAGCCGGACATTCTCCAATATGGGAGCTGCTACGCTGCTCGGCGGAGCGGGCGGGCTTTACCTGTTGGGAAAGCTCCGCCACAACGAGCACATGCGCGAAACGGGCCTGTTGAGCGGTGAGGCCGTCATCGGCAGTTTATTGGCCACAACTGCTATCAAAAGCGCTGCCGGCCGTGAGCGCCCTTACGTCGCCAATGCCGAAGGGAGTTTCCGGCAAGGCGGAAATTCGTTTCCTTCGGAGCACGCGACGGCTGCGTGGGCGACGGCGGGCGTCCTGGCGCATGAATATCCTGGCCCGCTGACCAGATTGTTTGCCTACGGCCTGGCGTCGGCCATCAGCGCTTCCCGTGTGACAGGCAAAGAGCACTTTCCGTCGGACGTGCTGGTGGGCAGCGTTCTCGGCTACCTGATTGCCCAGCACGTTTATCATGCGCACCATGATCCCGCAATCTGGGGCGGAAGCTGGCAGATGCCGAGCCGCGATGGCGATGCAGAACGTTTCCGTGATCCAGGACACATGGGTTCACCCTACGTGCCACTGGACAGTTGGGTGTATCCGGCATTCGCGCGGCTGGAAGCGAGGGGATACGTGCAGACGGCCATGCTCGGCATGCGGCCATGGACGCGGCTTGAATGCGCGCGTCTGGTGCAAGAGGCGGCTGACACCCAGAGTGCACAGGAAAATGACCGGCCCGTACTGGACCGCCTGATCAATAGCCTTGAAGCAGAATTTGCACCGGACCTCGTCCTGCTGGGCGGTGGCCGCAACCTGAGCGCCGAGTTCGAGTCGGTCTATACACGGTTCAGTGGGATTTCGGGCCAGCCGCTCACCGACGGTTACCACTTTGGCCAGACGATCACCAATGACTTCGGCCGGCCGTATGGCGAGGGATTCAACAGCGTGACGGGAGTCTCGGGTTGGGCTTCTTCGGGGCCCTTCACGGCCTATCTGAGGGGCGAATACCAACATGCTCCGGCGGGTCCGACACTTCCGCTGTCGGCGCGGCAGTTCATCCAAAGCGCTGATTATGGTCTCCCGCTACCGCCATCCCAGTTCTCGCCTTCCGTGGATCGTTTCCACGCCATGGACGCCTACGTAGCGATGAACATCGAGGACTGGCAGCTCTCGTTTGGAAAGCAGAGTCTCTGGTGGGGACCCGCCGAGGGCGGCTCGATGATGTTCAGCGATAACGCCGCGCCGATGGTCATGCTGAGATTGAGCAGGGTCACTCCGTTCAAGCTGCCGAGCATTTTCGGGTGGCTGGGCCCCATGCGGGCGGAGCTGTTTGTCGGACGGCTCAGCGGCCAGGAATTTGTTTATGGCGCACCAACTGGACTGATTGGCGAGTGGGGCAAAGCGCTTTCAGACCAGCCCATGATTCATGGGGAACGGATCAGCTTTAAGCCGACACCCAACCTGGAGTTCGGGTTTTCAAGCACAGCACTGTTTGCGGGCGCCGGGGTGCCGTTTACCGCGAAAACATTCTTACGCAGCGTGTTCTCGACCGGCAACGGCACACCGGGGTGCTTTGAGATCAGCGCGGTTTGCCCTCGAATTGATCCGGGTGACAGGAGGTCGGGATTTGATATGACCTACCGCCTTCCGGGCCTGAGGAACTGGGTTACGTTCTACACGGATTCGTTTACGGACGATGAAATTTCGCCGGTCGCCTATTTTGACCGGTCGGCAAACAGTGCTGGACTGTATTTTCCCCATCTGCCGAAGTTGCCGAAGATTGATCTACGCCTTGAAGGCATTTATACCGACAATCCGATTGGTAATGCGACGAACAACCTCTGCTGCGGGTTCTATTATTCCAACACCCGCTATCGGAACGGTTATACGAATGATGGCAACCTCATCGGAAGCTGGGTTGGGCGTGATGGACAGGGCGAGCAAGCCTGGTTGACTTATTGGCACAGCCCGCGCAGTTACCTTCGGTTCCGCTACCGACACCAGCAAGTGAGTCACCAGTTTGTTCCTTACGGTGGAAAAGTGGATGACGGCGGGGTCGAAGCCAGTTTCTGGCTGGGACGGGAACTTAGCGTCTCGGCATCCCTGCAGTATGAGAAGTGGGACTTTCCGGTGCTGCGGCCGGGGCCGACCTCAAATTTCACCTCTTCGGTCCAGTTCACTTACTGGCCGCGCTGGCGGGTGCATTGAACAGAAGTGTCGATGCCCAGGCTTTTGAAGGGAGTCGTGCTTGAGCGATCGCCGGACTGAAACGGCCCTGAGTCGCGAGCGGACTTACGTTCCGGAAGAACTCGTCATCGAGGCCATTGATGAAGTGGCGATGCGGGAGGCGCGCGAGCGCACGGCAGCCCGTGTGCGGCTGCTCTGGAACACCCGTCGCTTCGTGGCTCGGGCAGCAATCGCGGGGCTCGTGGTCGCTACGGCGGTCGCATTTCTGATCCCAAACAGATACCAGTCTACCGCCCAACTGATGCCTCCTGATCAGTCAATGACTTCCGGGACCGCGATGCTCACCGCCCTGAGCTCCCGGGTGGGCGAAGACCTGGCGGGGCTGGCGGAAAACGCGATGGGGATGAAAACCAACGGCGCCCTGTTTATCGGAATTCTGAAAAGCGATACGGTCAAGGACGACCTGATCCGAAAATTCAACTTGCAAAAACTTTACGGTAATCGCTACATCGAGTCCGCACGAAAAAAATTGGCGTCAAAGACGGACATCTCTGAGGATCGGCAAAGCGGAATCATCACCATCAGCGTCACCGATCACGACCCGAAGCGGGCAGAGGCGATGGCGCAGGAATATGTCGATCAACTGAACTGGGTGGTGACCCACTTGAGCACTTCTTCTGCACACCGCGAGCGAGTCTTCCTCGACCAGCGTCTGACCCAGGTAAAGGCTGACCTTGAAGACGCCGAAAAGAACTTCAGCCAGTTTGCGAGCCAGAAGGGCGCCATTGATGTTCCAGCCCAGGGCAGGGCAATGGTGGTGTCGGCGGCCAGCCTGCAGGGACAGTTGATTGCTGCCGAGTCAGAACTGCAGGGCCTGAAGCAGATTTATACGGACAGCAACGTGCGAGTGCGGGCCGCGCAGGCGCGAGTCAATGAGCTGCGTGACTCTCTGCGGAACATCGCAGGCAAAGGCGCCAACGAGACCAGTTCAGCCGGACAACTCTACCCGTCGCTCCGCGAACTGCCGCTGCTCGGGGTGACGTATGCCGACCTGCTGCGCCGCGCCAAAGTGCAGGAGGCCATCTTTGAGACCCTGACCAAACAGGACGAACTGGCGAAGGTGCAGGAGGCCAAAGAAATCCCGAGTGTCAAGGTGCTGGACCAGCCCCAGGTGCCCCAGAGAAGATCGTTTCCTCCTCACCTGCTGATTATGGTGCTTGGGCTGGTGTTGGCCGCCATCGGCGCCATCGCCTCGGTCCTTGCAGGGGCGGTCTGGCAGGCAACTCCTTCGAACGACCCGCGTAAAGCGGTGGCGATTGAGGTTTGGTCTTCCGTTCGTGGCAGCCTGCCGTGGAACTCTGGAAATGGTTCGCTGCCGAGTATGTCAACGGATTGGGTGCGGCGAAAATTTCGCCGGAAAGCAAACGCGCCTCCGGGCGAAGGCGAGCCCGAAGACGCACAAGCAAAAAGAAATTAGTGCTGCAGTTGCACCACACCAATTGGAACAGGGTTAGGTCACAGAAACCCAGCGAAGTGACGGGGCGGAGCTACAAGGCAATTATGGCGGCAGGCATATCGCAACGGCTACGCGGGCACCCCTTTGCAGAAGGCGAAGCGACGCCAGCCGAAAGCTTCAGGACATCTTGGTACGCGGTGTACACGCGCTCGAGGCACGAGAAGTCGGTCGCCGAACAACTGCACGGCAAAGGCGTGGAGACGTTTCTCCCGCTCTATCAAACCGTACGGCGCTGGAAAAACGGGGAGCATAGAGTGGAACTCCCGCTGTTTCCCGGCTACGCGTTTGCTCGCTTCTCGCTGGCAGACCGGCTACCGGTTCTTAAGGTTCCGGGAGTGGTGCGGCTGGTGGGATTCAATGGCGTTCCTGCGGCGCTCGAAGACCGGGAAGTTGAGGACCTGCGGCAAGCGCTCGCTGCAGGTGTTGCTGCCTGGCCGCATCCGTATTTGACCGAGGGATCTCGGGTCCGCATCACGGCAGGTCCGTTGGCGGGCCGGCAGGGGATACTCGTGCGACGGCAGGGTACGGTTAGAGTGGTGCTGTCAATCGACCTGATCCAGCGGTCGGTGTTGGTTGATGTTGCCGCCGATTCGTTGGAGCGTGCCTGAGCGCAAGATTTACACGCTGTGTCAGAAACAGACATAAACCAATGAACAGCTCAAAAGGCGTATCTGGAAGTAAAGCATTATCAGCGATTTACAAATTATACAAAAGCTGGGGGGAAAAGTCCCATACGTCCCATTTTGAGGGGCGCGGACACTCG from Terriglobia bacterium encodes the following:
- a CDS encoding capsule assembly Wzi family protein, whose product is MMLICAIATISVPGPAQTSPGSAGAAVPSVTPVRRPHRQVDWWGHHKKKDGQPVPDSTEYQNGLGLPLVKHMAGDQKAIWTSPFHVRLRDADWLVPLGGLAAALFVTDTDVSRHLSTDPTRISNSRTFSNMGAATLLGGAGGLYLLGKLRHNEHMRETGLLSGEAVIGSLLATTAIKSAAGRERPYVANAEGSFRQGGNSFPSEHATAAWATAGVLAHEYPGPLTRLFAYGLASAISASRVTGKEHFPSDVLVGSVLGYLIAQHVYHAHHDPAIWGGSWQMPSRDGDAERFRDPGHMGSPYVPLDSWVYPAFARLEARGYVQTAMLGMRPWTRLECARLVQEAADTQSAQENDRPVLDRLINSLEAEFAPDLVLLGGGRNLSAEFESVYTRFSGISGQPLTDGYHFGQTITNDFGRPYGEGFNSVTGVSGWASSGPFTAYLRGEYQHAPAGPTLPLSARQFIQSADYGLPLPPSQFSPSVDRFHAMDAYVAMNIEDWQLSFGKQSLWWGPAEGGSMMFSDNAAPMVMLRLSRVTPFKLPSIFGWLGPMRAELFVGRLSGQEFVYGAPTGLIGEWGKALSDQPMIHGERISFKPTPNLEFGFSSTALFAGAGVPFTAKTFLRSVFSTGNGTPGCFEISAVCPRIDPGDRRSGFDMTYRLPGLRNWVTFYTDSFTDDEISPVAYFDRSANSAGLYFPHLPKLPKIDLRLEGIYTDNPIGNATNNLCCGFYYSNTRYRNGYTNDGNLIGSWVGRDGQGEQAWLTYWHSPRSYLRFRYRHQQVSHQFVPYGGKVDDGGVEASFWLGRELSVSASLQYEKWDFPVLRPGPTSNFTSSVQFTYWPRWRVH
- a CDS encoding UpxY family transcription antiterminator, with product MAAGISQRLRGHPFAEGEATPAESFRTSWYAVYTRSRHEKSVAEQLHGKGVETFLPLYQTVRRWKNGEHRVELPLFPGYAFARFSLADRLPVLKVPGVVRLVGFNGVPAALEDREVEDLRQALAAGVAAWPHPYLTEGSRVRITAGPLAGRQGILVRRQGTVRVVLSIDLIQRSVLVDVAADSLERA
- a CDS encoding GNVR domain-containing protein; this translates as MSDRRTETALSRERTYVPEELVIEAIDEVAMREARERTAARVRLLWNTRRFVARAAIAGLVVATAVAFLIPNRYQSTAQLMPPDQSMTSGTAMLTALSSRVGEDLAGLAENAMGMKTNGALFIGILKSDTVKDDLIRKFNLQKLYGNRYIESARKKLASKTDISEDRQSGIITISVTDHDPKRAEAMAQEYVDQLNWVVTHLSTSSAHRERVFLDQRLTQVKADLEDAEKNFSQFASQKGAIDVPAQGRAMVVSAASLQGQLIAAESELQGLKQIYTDSNVRVRAAQARVNELRDSLRNIAGKGANETSSAGQLYPSLRELPLLGVTYADLLRRAKVQEAIFETLTKQDELAKVQEAKEIPSVKVLDQPQVPQRRSFPPHLLIMVLGLVLAAIGAIASVLAGAVWQATPSNDPRKAVAIEVWSSVRGSLPWNSGNGSLPSMSTDWVRRKFRRKANAPPGEGEPEDAQAKRN